In the Eptesicus fuscus isolate TK198812 chromosome 12, DD_ASM_mEF_20220401, whole genome shotgun sequence genome, one interval contains:
- the ISY1 gene encoding pre-mRNA-splicing factor ISY1 homolog — translation MARNAEKAMTALARFRQAQLEEGKVKERRPFLASECTELPKAEKWRRQIIGEISKKVAQIQNAGLGEFRIRDLNDEINKLLREKGHWEVRIKELGGPDYVKVGPKMLDHEGKEVPGNRGYKYFGAAKDLPGVRELFEKEPLPPPRKTRAELMKAIDFEYYGYLDEDDGVIVPLEQEYEKKFRAQLVEKWKAEREARLARGEKEEEEEEEEEINIYAVTEEESDEEGNQEKGGEDEQQKFIAHVPVPSQQEIEEALVRRKKMELLQKYASETLQAQSEEAKRLMGY, via the exons ATG gCCCGAAATGCAGAAAAGGCCAT GACGGCCTTAGCAAGATTTCGCCAAGCTCAATTGGAAGAGGGAAAAGTGAAG GAACGAAGACCCTTCCTTGCCTCAGAATGTACTGAATTGCCCAAAGCTGAGAAGTGGAGACGACAG atCATTGGAGAGATCTCTAAAAAAGTGGCTCAAATTCAGAATG ctGGTTTAGGTGAATTCCGAATTCGTGACCTGAATGATGAAATTAACAAACTGCTAAGAGAGAAAGGACACTGGGAGGTCCGGATAAAGGAGCTGGGTGGTCCTGATTATGTA AAAGTTGGCCCTAAAATGCTGGATCATGAAGGCAAAGAAGTCCCAGGAAATCGAGGTTACAAATACTTTGGAGCAGCAAAAGATTTGCCTGGTGTTAGAGAGCTATTTGAAAAAGAAC CTCTTCCTCCTCCAAGAAAGACACGTGCTGAGCTCATGAAGGCAATTGATTTTGAATACTACGGTTACCTAGATGAAGATGATGGTGTTATTGTGCCTTTGGAACAGGAATATGAAAAGAAAT TCAGAGCCCAATTagtggaaaagtggaaagcagagagagaggctcGGCTGgcaagaggagaaaaggaagaggaggaggaagaggaggaagaaatcaACATCTATGCTGTCACTGAGGAGGAG TCTGATGAGGAAGGCAACCAGGAGAAAGGAGGTGAAGACGAGCAGCAGAAGTTCATCGCCCATGTCCCTGTGCCATCACAGCAAGAG ATCGAGGAGGCACTTGTGCGAAGGAAGAAGATGGAACTCCTCCAGAAGTATGCAAGTGAGACCCTGCAGGCCCAGAGCGAAGAGGCCAAAAGACTCATGGGATATTAG